The following are from one region of the Simiduia agarivorans SA1 = DSM 21679 genome:
- a CDS encoding DUF6445 family protein produces MSGLFSVNKHCTIHTIPLADSKLICIDDFLADPDTLVAYAKTQPFTPYPGVRERKGYPGVRAKAPDDYSYNMTTFVEPLIKSTFDVPAHLDIRKSICAMSLLTIPGELLGPLQRTPHFDSSTPHHIAAVLYLCGPEHGGTAFYRHKATGLSRITESDVDNYLDRYYQEINQNKPSNAYFSDENQFFQIFHKVDAKFNRLVLYRGSHLHSAYINSNDSICDDPDTGRLTVNTFFDF; encoded by the coding sequence ATGTCCGGACTTTTCAGCGTTAACAAACATTGCACCATCCACACAATTCCCTTGGCTGATAGCAAACTGATATGTATCGATGACTTTCTTGCAGATCCTGATACGCTGGTTGCATACGCCAAAACCCAACCCTTTACACCCTACCCCGGCGTGAGGGAGCGCAAGGGTTATCCTGGTGTGCGTGCGAAAGCACCAGATGATTACTCCTACAATATGACAACGTTTGTAGAGCCGTTGATAAAATCAACCTTTGATGTGCCGGCACATCTCGACATACGCAAAAGCATCTGTGCCATGTCACTGTTGACCATCCCGGGTGAACTTTTAGGCCCGCTGCAGCGCACGCCACATTTTGACTCAAGTACACCGCATCATATTGCCGCAGTACTGTATTTATGTGGTCCTGAGCACGGCGGAACCGCTTTCTATCGTCACAAAGCTACCGGACTGTCCCGGATTACCGAATCGGATGTAGACAACTATCTCGACCGTTATTACCAAGAAATCAATCAGAATAAGCCTTCCAATGCGTATTTTTCGGACGAAAATCAATTTTTTCAGATTTTTCACAAGGTAGATGCCAAATTCAATCGGCTGGTGCTTTATCGTGGCTCCCACCTTCATAGCGCCTACATCAATTCAAACGACAGCATTTGCGACGATCCGGACACAGGCCGGCTCACAGTCAACACTTTTTTCGATTTTTAA
- a CDS encoding sugar MFS transporter, which yields MSSTVAVSHSRSKTIEAMIIIGALFFMFGFVTWLNGSLIPFLKIVCELNEFQAMFVTFAFYIAYTLMALPSAWILRKTGYKKGMVYGLVVMTIGALLFIPAAISTEYFMFLVALAALGSGLTLLQTASNPYIVCIGPRESAAMRISIMGLVNKAAGIVVPAVFATWILTGMDQFDSTVLAALSESERTARLSELSGRLVTPYLYMTAALVILALFIHLSPLADLEEESGNDGAVDKFGILGFPQVILGAVALFVYVGVEVIAGDTIGMYGQGLGLSNFGSLTSYTMSFMVIGYALGVVLIPRFISQDRALLLSAILGALFTVGVMTASRESELLSEVLYGWINIKIFWFEFSIDPVPNTVLFLALLGLANAMVWPTVWPLALEGLGKYTGIGSALLIMGIAGGAIIPLVYGALAEGGSSQHAYWIMLPCYAFIFYYALWGHKLRSWGK from the coding sequence ATGAGCAGCACAGTTGCAGTGTCACATTCTCGGTCGAAAACAATTGAGGCGATGATAATTATCGGCGCCTTGTTTTTCATGTTCGGATTTGTGACTTGGTTGAATGGATCTCTTATTCCGTTTTTAAAAATTGTTTGTGAGCTCAATGAGTTCCAGGCGATGTTCGTTACTTTTGCGTTCTATATCGCCTATACATTAATGGCGTTGCCGTCGGCATGGATACTGCGAAAAACGGGCTATAAAAAAGGCATGGTGTACGGGTTGGTGGTCATGACCATCGGTGCACTGCTGTTTATTCCCGCAGCGATAAGCACCGAGTATTTTATGTTTCTGGTTGCTCTTGCCGCGCTGGGAAGTGGTTTGACGTTATTGCAGACTGCATCCAATCCTTACATTGTATGCATTGGACCACGTGAAAGTGCGGCGATGCGTATTTCTATTATGGGATTAGTGAATAAGGCGGCGGGTATTGTTGTGCCGGCTGTCTTTGCAACCTGGATTCTGACTGGAATGGATCAATTTGACAGCACTGTTCTGGCGGCTCTGTCCGAATCTGAGCGGACAGCGCGTTTAAGTGAGTTATCCGGGCGGCTGGTAACGCCCTATCTTTATATGACTGCTGCGCTGGTAATTCTTGCACTATTTATTCATCTCAGTCCGTTGGCGGATTTAGAGGAAGAGTCTGGCAATGATGGGGCTGTTGATAAATTTGGTATATTGGGCTTTCCGCAGGTTATTTTGGGGGCGGTTGCGCTGTTTGTTTATGTTGGCGTTGAGGTGATCGCTGGCGATACGATCGGTATGTACGGTCAGGGGCTGGGCTTATCTAACTTTGGATCGCTGACATCTTACACCATGAGCTTTATGGTGATCGGCTACGCGCTTGGTGTGGTGCTTATTCCCAGGTTTATTTCGCAGGACCGCGCACTGCTGCTAAGTGCAATCCTGGGTGCGCTCTTCACTGTGGGAGTAATGACTGCATCGCGCGAGTCGGAGCTGCTGAGTGAAGTATTGTATGGGTGGATCAATATAAAAATATTCTGGTTTGAATTTTCTATTGACCCTGTACCCAACACGGTATTGTTTCTTGCGTTATTAGGGTTGGCAAATGCCATGGTTTGGCCGACAGTATGGCCGCTTGCGCTAGAGGGTCTGGGCAAATATACCGGCATCGGTTCAGCATTGCTGATCATGGGTATCGCCGGTGGCGCCATCATTCCACTCGTTTACGGCGCTTTGGCAGAAGGTGGTAGCAGCCAACACGCCTATTGGATAATGCTTCCGTGTTATGCCTTTATTTTCTATTACGCACTCTGGGGTCACAAGCTTCGCAGCTGGGGCAAGTAG
- the nagK gene encoding N-acetylglucosamine kinase, whose product MPIGEGQLYLGIDGGGSKTKAILLSQQGQVLGEGVAGPANPLHGVEQTFTSIKLAAELALEDAGLDVDQLPRLVAGAGLAGVNLPELYQVVEQWVHPFGQFHLTTDLHIACLGAHNGEDGAVIISGTGSCGYAHTGNKSLIVGAHGFPFGDKGSGAWLGLEALKHALMASDGLAPAGPLKHRIETALDAQGIDMVSRMAGATSRDYARLAPIVIELAQAGDPTSLALVQDGADYLAAVAEKLLALKPGRLSMIGGVAGPLQAWMPEAILASVQPAIAAPEMGAFLFARKQLALLEKTA is encoded by the coding sequence ATGCCAATAGGAGAAGGTCAGCTGTACCTTGGCATTGACGGTGGAGGTAGTAAAACCAAGGCCATATTGTTGAGTCAGCAAGGGCAGGTTCTGGGTGAAGGTGTCGCCGGGCCCGCCAACCCTCTGCATGGCGTGGAACAGACATTTACCTCGATCAAATTGGCCGCAGAGCTGGCATTGGAAGATGCTGGTTTAGACGTTGACCAGCTGCCCCGACTGGTGGCTGGCGCGGGACTCGCGGGGGTCAATCTTCCCGAGTTGTATCAGGTAGTCGAGCAGTGGGTGCACCCTTTCGGCCAGTTCCACCTAACCACTGACTTACATATAGCTTGTCTGGGTGCTCATAACGGTGAAGACGGCGCCGTGATCATTTCAGGTACGGGCAGCTGTGGCTATGCACATACGGGCAACAAGAGTCTGATTGTTGGTGCGCATGGATTTCCGTTCGGTGATAAAGGCAGTGGCGCCTGGCTCGGACTGGAAGCATTGAAGCATGCACTCATGGCATCCGATGGTCTTGCGCCAGCCGGCCCTCTCAAACACCGCATTGAGACTGCACTGGATGCACAAGGTATCGATATGGTCAGCCGTATGGCGGGTGCGACCTCAAGGGATTATGCGCGACTCGCGCCCATCGTGATTGAACTGGCGCAAGCCGGAGATCCCACGAGTCTTGCGTTGGTTCAGGATGGTGCCGATTACCTTGCTGCGGTGGCAGAAAAGTTGCTGGCGCTTAAGCCAGGCAGGCTGAGTATGATTGGTGGTGTTGCCGGCCCGCTGCAGGCGTGGATGCCCGAAGCCATTCTTGCGTCGGTTCAACCGGCGATTGCCGCCCCGGAAATGGGCGCATTTCTGTTTGCACGTAAGCAGCTGGCGCTGCTTGAAAAAACGGCTTAA
- a CDS encoding beta-N-acetylhexosaminidase, whose amino-acid sequence MINRTLLTAIALVLMLAGCGGDNTATKPAAVKQKLDSDFLLAEESVSAAIIPKPREMIRGQGAFAINAGTRLVAHPDVQDLADYLRQQFSPATGYTFPLADASETQNVIRLELADVGSANGEAYKLSVSLSEIRISAASKAGLFWGVQSLRQLMPADIEINAPINRSQWLVPVLEIQDEPAFSYRGMHLDVSRTFFPVEFIRQYIDLLALHKLNYLHWHLTDDQGWRIEIKAFPKLTSIGAWRTATVVGHTYDRDGLYDNQSLGGFYTQAQIRELVAYAQARQVTIIPEIDIPGHASAILAAYPEFGCTGEMADVQSNFGVFPEVLCPTETTFAFLDQVFAEVAGLFPSPYIHVGGDEVKTEQWQSCDSCNALMEREGLKDYMALQGYIIKRVEASINKLGKQIIGWDEILEGDVNPSATITSWRGIEGAIHAAREGHDAIMAPGSHLYFDHYQSRSIDEPLAIHGLTPVSETYSFSVIPEELAQDPAAKRILGAQGHLWTEYVRTPAKAQYMVLPRMSALAEVVWTDASQKSWPDFARRLPKMFDRFEAAGLNYATSVYAVNAQIESVPDGFLVRLDSDMPDAVIRYTTDGSLPGINSPVYREPIRVKAGLLRAKAQDPQTGRLFNERRITLVDHLARGAKVVLSTDADRAWNKQPEQTLVDGVLSRDQIFQLDDWATFNEGGLVAELDLLQVKQLSLVNIGFNAGRFRHFYAPTKLTVELSEAGDVWQKVGELGQAKLAAESLSATVTFNTQAARYVRVTAENGAQRYSTEHRAPVPVTLYFDEIIVK is encoded by the coding sequence GTGATCAATCGAACGTTGTTGACGGCTATTGCACTGGTGTTGATGCTCGCAGGCTGCGGCGGAGATAACACCGCAACGAAACCAGCCGCTGTTAAGCAGAAACTCGACAGTGATTTTCTGTTGGCTGAAGAGAGCGTGAGTGCTGCGATCATTCCCAAGCCGCGGGAAATGATTCGGGGGCAGGGGGCATTTGCGATCAATGCCGGCACCCGCCTGGTTGCTCACCCCGATGTTCAGGATCTGGCAGACTATCTGCGTCAGCAGTTCAGTCCCGCAACAGGCTACACATTTCCCCTGGCAGATGCCTCTGAGACCCAAAATGTGATCCGGCTGGAGCTCGCGGATGTGGGGTCAGCTAACGGCGAGGCTTATAAACTGTCCGTTTCCCTGTCAGAAATCCGAATCAGTGCCGCGTCCAAGGCCGGTCTGTTTTGGGGCGTTCAAAGCCTGCGCCAGTTGATGCCCGCTGATATTGAAATCAATGCCCCGATTAATCGATCCCAATGGTTGGTGCCGGTGCTGGAGATTCAGGATGAGCCCGCCTTTTCGTACCGGGGTATGCATCTGGATGTGAGCCGGACCTTTTTCCCTGTTGAATTCATTCGTCAGTATATTGATTTGCTCGCACTGCATAAGCTGAACTACCTGCATTGGCATCTGACCGATGATCAGGGCTGGCGCATTGAGATCAAAGCGTTTCCAAAATTGACCAGCATCGGCGCCTGGCGCACGGCAACGGTGGTCGGCCACACCTATGATCGCGACGGGCTTTATGACAATCAATCGCTGGGTGGTTTTTATACGCAGGCCCAGATTCGCGAGCTGGTTGCTTATGCGCAGGCTCGTCAGGTTACCATCATCCCGGAAATTGATATTCCCGGTCACGCCTCAGCCATATTGGCGGCTTATCCGGAGTTTGGCTGTACTGGTGAAATGGCCGACGTACAAAGTAACTTTGGCGTATTTCCTGAAGTGCTTTGTCCCACTGAAACGACGTTTGCATTTCTGGATCAGGTCTTTGCTGAAGTGGCCGGGCTTTTTCCTTCACCTTATATTCACGTAGGTGGCGATGAGGTTAAAACCGAACAGTGGCAGAGTTGTGATAGCTGCAATGCGCTGATGGAGCGCGAGGGCCTGAAGGACTACATGGCTTTACAGGGCTATATAATCAAGCGGGTTGAAGCCAGCATTAACAAGCTCGGAAAGCAAATCATTGGGTGGGATGAAATCCTTGAAGGCGACGTTAATCCGTCTGCCACCATTACCTCCTGGCGTGGCATTGAAGGCGCTATCCATGCGGCCAGAGAAGGGCACGATGCCATTATGGCACCCGGGTCGCATTTGTACTTTGATCACTACCAGTCCCGCTCAATCGATGAGCCGCTCGCCATTCATGGCCTGACGCCTGTGAGCGAAACCTATAGCTTTAGCGTGATTCCGGAAGAGCTCGCACAGGACCCGGCGGCCAAACGTATTTTGGGTGCACAGGGGCATTTGTGGACCGAATACGTCAGAACACCTGCCAAAGCCCAGTACATGGTACTGCCTCGCATGAGTGCGCTGGCCGAAGTAGTGTGGACCGATGCATCGCAAAAATCCTGGCCGGATTTTGCCCGCCGGCTGCCCAAAATGTTTGATCGTTTTGAGGCGGCTGGTCTCAACTACGCGACCAGTGTCTATGCGGTCAATGCGCAGATTGAATCGGTACCAGACGGCTTTCTGGTCCGTCTCGACAGCGATATGCCCGATGCGGTGATCCGCTACACTACCGATGGCAGCCTGCCTGGCATCAATAGCCCTGTATACCGTGAACCCATTCGGGTGAAAGCCGGTCTGCTTAGGGCAAAAGCGCAAGACCCGCAAACCGGCCGGCTGTTTAATGAACGGCGTATCACCCTGGTGGATCATCTGGCTCGGGGCGCCAAGGTTGTGTTGAGTACTGACGCTGACCGGGCCTGGAACAAGCAGCCTGAGCAGACCTTGGTCGATGGTGTGTTATCGCGCGACCAGATATTCCAGCTGGATGATTGGGCCACCTTTAATGAGGGCGGGTTGGTCGCCGAGTTGGATTTACTGCAGGTCAAACAGCTGAGTCTGGTCAATATCGGATTTAACGCAGGACGATTCCGTCATTTTTATGCGCCGACTAAGTTAACCGTTGAGCTGAGTGAAGCGGGTGACGTGTGGCAGAAGGTGGGCGAGTTGGGTCAGGCCAAGCTGGCTGCAGAGTCACTTTCTGCGACCGTAACATTTAATACTCAGGCAGCCCGCTATGTGCGTGTAACTGCAGAAAACGGTGCGCAGCGGTACTCAACCGAGCATCGCGCCCCGGTGCCCGTTACTTTGTATTTTGATGAAATAATCGTTAAATAA
- a CDS encoding tryptophan halogenase family protein, producing the protein MTKRIIIVGGGTAGWLAANHLAVELRGEPVEIMLIESDEIGIIGVGEGTVPHIRRSLKKFGIPESELLARCDVTFKQGIRFDGWMSGTDSSYFHPFASPFPNGYDATSCLLSQPDVRFDSVSAAAPLMESGRSPKLISSSEYEGVVDYAYHFDAKKFGELLADNAVSRLGVKRHTATVREVRLSHSGEIESLVAADGKVFTADFFVDCSGFSALLLGGALSIPFMDQSSRIQTDTVLATQQLATPEHIPCFTLAKAHEAGWLWDIPLQSRRGVGFVYSSQSIDRDQAVVALANYCQVVPEDLTYRMLPMRIGYRNAFWSKNCASLGLSQGFVEPLEATSILVTDFSAELLARNIHFGADGMNAAAQYCNRVVRYVWERIIDFVQLHYCISDRRDTDFWRAVTAPSAMSDTLAERLSIWRSRTPLKSDFFSRFDLFDVDNYLYVLYGMKYPTNLKTSTPYEEEFLRQQLVAHQSQAGQWISQLLAHREWLNRFNAAYAAAHAKGQY; encoded by the coding sequence ATGACAAAACGCATCATCATAGTTGGCGGGGGTACGGCAGGTTGGCTTGCTGCAAACCATCTGGCGGTAGAGCTGCGGGGCGAGCCGGTTGAGATCATGTTGATTGAATCCGATGAGATCGGAATTATCGGCGTGGGTGAGGGTACTGTACCTCACATTCGCCGTTCGCTGAAAAAATTTGGCATTCCTGAATCAGAGCTGCTTGCGCGTTGTGATGTGACATTTAAGCAAGGTATCCGGTTTGACGGCTGGATGTCAGGCACTGACAGCAGTTATTTCCATCCATTTGCGTCCCCCTTTCCCAACGGCTATGACGCCACCAGTTGCCTATTGAGTCAACCGGATGTGCGTTTTGATTCTGTCAGCGCTGCTGCGCCTTTGATGGAGTCTGGCCGATCCCCTAAATTAATATCTTCGTCCGAGTATGAGGGCGTAGTTGATTACGCCTACCATTTTGATGCAAAGAAATTTGGTGAGTTGTTGGCTGACAATGCGGTTAGCCGGCTGGGTGTAAAACGACACACTGCAACCGTCAGGGAAGTCCGGCTCAGTCACTCTGGTGAGATCGAATCCCTGGTGGCTGCTGACGGCAAGGTGTTTACAGCCGATTTTTTTGTTGACTGTTCAGGTTTCAGTGCTCTGCTATTGGGGGGGGCGCTTTCGATCCCTTTTATGGACCAGTCCAGCAGGATCCAAACTGATACGGTATTGGCCACACAGCAGCTCGCCACGCCTGAGCATATCCCTTGTTTCACATTGGCTAAGGCGCATGAAGCAGGATGGTTATGGGATATTCCATTGCAAAGCCGTCGTGGGGTGGGTTTTGTCTATTCAAGTCAGTCTATTGATCGTGACCAGGCGGTTGTGGCGTTGGCGAACTATTGTCAGGTGGTGCCTGAAGACCTGACGTATCGCATGCTTCCGATGCGTATTGGCTACAGGAACGCATTCTGGTCAAAAAACTGTGCGTCGCTGGGATTATCCCAGGGCTTTGTTGAACCATTGGAAGCCACATCTATCCTGGTTACCGATTTTTCAGCAGAACTGCTGGCCAGGAATATCCATTTCGGTGCTGATGGTATGAACGCTGCTGCTCAATATTGTAACCGGGTCGTCCGATACGTGTGGGAGCGAATAATTGATTTCGTTCAGCTGCACTATTGTATATCTGATCGGCGTGATACAGATTTTTGGCGCGCTGTGACAGCACCGTCAGCCATGTCTGACACGCTGGCCGAGAGGCTTTCGATTTGGCGTTCCAGAACACCGTTGAAATCCGATTTTTTCAGTCGTTTCGATTTGTTTGACGTGGATAATTACCTGTACGTGCTTTACGGCATGAAATACCCCACTAACCTGAAAACGTCCACACCCTACGAAGAGGAGTTTTTGAGGCAGCAATTGGTGGCACATCAATCCCAGGCAGGTCAGTGGATCAGCCAGTTACTAGCGCACAGGGAGTGGCTAAACCGGTTTAATGCGGCCTATGCTGCAGCGCACGCGAAAGGTCAATATTAA